From Leptotrichia sp. oral taxon 215 str. W9775, a single genomic window includes:
- a CDS encoding GrdB-related putative oxidoreductase, producing the protein MRIVLFFDQIQSGTGGKEGANVELALEKGGMGSYMMFSEYIKNIGGTVLATTYCSDSYFKENQELVLEKMTGLLNKVKADILLCGPCFNYYNYAEMSSILAEHVKKETSCKPVVVCSEENKEIIDKYKNNLVMIKMPKKGGVGLRESLQNMADVIKCLYEGSDLSEVSDYIYK; encoded by the coding sequence ATGAGAATAGTTTTATTTTTTGACCAGATTCAATCGGGAACAGGTGGAAAAGAAGGAGCTAATGTGGAACTTGCACTGGAAAAAGGTGGAATGGGTTCATACATGATGTTTTCTGAATATATAAAAAATATAGGTGGAACTGTACTTGCCACTACATATTGCAGTGACAGTTATTTTAAGGAAAATCAGGAGCTTGTTCTGGAAAAAATGACAGGACTTTTAAATAAAGTAAAGGCTGATATTCTTTTATGCGGGCCATGCTTTAATTATTACAATTATGCAGAAATGTCCTCCATTTTAGCAGAGCACGTAAAGAAGGAAACAAGCTGTAAACCGGTAGTTGTATGTTCGGAAGAAAATAAGGAAATAATAGATAAATATAAAAATAATCTGGTAATGATAAAAATGCCGAAAAAAGGTGGGGTAGGCTTGCGTGAATCATTACAGAATATGGCAGATGTAATAAAATGTCTGTATGAAGGATCAGATTTATCAGAAGTAAGTGATTATATATATAAATAG
- a CDS encoding M42 glutamyl aminopeptidase → MRLKELCQLRGVSGDEKEVHDFLHKEYEKRNLSIIKDRLGSIFGLKKGNDSSYKIMISSNIDESGGMISDIREDGLMEFLTIGLYEKSLFEQRIVKVLNRRHEEYTGFVIKNEKELLIDVGYGSKEEVLGAGIQIGDMFVLDIPTLFLPNEEILSKNLSNRAGLEAGLTVLDKMEENKEMPPFDVVIGGISHSVTGQRGAITATTALKPDIAVVIDTAYVKEPKENTVYIRSFDKSMLPNQMLKKEFYEVAQKKGYIPEGHVQLEATDGSFIHKSLAGTPTVVLVLPLKHKQAMLNSLKIEHINNLSDIIIEFIKGLTVEKIEKFGFKG, encoded by the coding sequence ATGAGATTAAAGGAATTATGTCAATTAAGGGGAGTTTCAGGAGATGAAAAGGAAGTACATGATTTTCTGCATAAAGAATATGAAAAAAGAAATCTTTCAATAATAAAGGATAGACTCGGATCTATTTTTGGCTTAAAAAAAGGGAACGATTCATCATATAAAATAATGATAAGCTCAAATATTGATGAAAGTGGAGGAATGATTTCAGATATCAGGGAAGACGGACTAATGGAATTTCTGACAATAGGGCTTTATGAAAAAAGTCTTTTTGAGCAGAGAATAGTGAAAGTTTTAAATAGAAGACATGAAGAATATACAGGATTTGTAATAAAAAATGAAAAAGAGCTGCTGATTGACGTAGGGTATGGAAGTAAAGAAGAAGTTTTAGGGGCAGGAATACAGATTGGAGATATGTTTGTGCTAGATATTCCTACTTTATTTCTTCCAAATGAAGAAATACTTTCTAAAAATCTTTCCAACAGGGCAGGACTTGAAGCAGGGCTTACAGTATTAGATAAGATGGAAGAAAATAAGGAAATGCCTCCATTTGATGTGGTAATAGGAGGGATATCCCATTCGGTAACAGGTCAGCGTGGAGCAATAACAGCAACAACTGCATTAAAACCGGATATAGCTGTCGTTATTGATACGGCATATGTGAAAGAGCCTAAAGAAAATACAGTATATATTAGAAGTTTTGATAAATCAATGCTTCCAAATCAAATGTTAAAGAAGGAATTTTATGAAGTGGCACAGAAAAAAGGATATATTCCTGAAGGCCATGTTCAGCTGGAAGCGACAGACGGGTCTTTTATCCATAAATCATTGGCAGGGACTCCAACAGTTGTACTTGTACTACCTTTAAAACATAAACAGGCTATGTTAAATTCGTTAAAAATAGAGCATATAAATAATTTGAGTGACATAATTATAGAATTTATTAAGGGACTGACTGTAGAAAAAATAGAAAAATTCGGATTTAAAGGGTGA